Proteins from a genomic interval of Deltaproteobacteria bacterium:
- a CDS encoding AbrB/MazE/SpoVT family DNA-binding domain-containing protein: MKQIAVVGVKGQVTIPKLLRKRLGISQGTELRFEEVAGALIVKRVATDDPLATLVGLGKPQTTEQLLTQLRGPKWSTDLDDEE, from the coding sequence ATGAAACAAATAGCTGTGGTTGGGGTAAAAGGCCAGGTAACGATCCCAAAATTATTGCGTAAGCGTCTTGGTATTAGCCAAGGTACTGAGTTACGGTTTGAAGAAGTGGCAGGCGCATTAATTGTTAAACGAGTTGCTACTGATGATCCTCTTGCTACTTTAGTAGGTCTTGGTAAACCACAAACTACTGAGCAATTACTTACGCAACTGCGTGGTCCAAAATGGTCTACTGATTTAGATGATGAAGAATGA